The DNA region GCAAGTAGGGAATAAAATGACAATATAAACCCACAACAGATTCCAGTTTGGGTCCAAATAAAAAGTTTCGTAGAAAAGTACTTGGGATTTTTATTAGCTTCTTGGTAAAAATATATTTGGCAAATTAACATTTACATATTTAAGTAGATGTAAGTATGTACCTAAGATTATGAGGACCCTCGTATTTTTGTACAGTCGCGCACAAGGTTCTAGCTAAACTGGACACGCCATTACAGTGAAGTATTGAACATCCAATTTAGTTAGAACCCTAAATGGATCGCGGTGTGTAAGTTACCTACCTGCTCGGCACCAGCAGATTCTTCGTCTTCTGATAattgtacattacgatacaagtgcaggaaagaggaagttcggaacgagtggcgataaatgaaaacacgaccgaagggaagcGTTCTATTCTATCATCCCGTAGAAAATATGAATTTCGCGcctgttttttattattattaatgacaATCTTGATTGACCGGCTATATCATCTCTCCGTCTCCGAGCCAATTAGTGGCTTCATGaaaattataaaatgaatttaaataaatgaatattttgaTAGAAGCACTCGCAGTGACGAAAAATTTATCGTTTGCTAGGCTGGCTCGACTGTTTGAGATACATTTTAAGTCGCTGCTAAGTTGACCAAAATGACGTTGTctgctgtcactgtcatttGTTAAAAGATCAGATATGTCATTCTATACTGTGTTGTGTGTCTGATTtcgatttgtttttatttatttccgtGACTTTATTAGTAACAAAATCTTtataataactgtataaattatgAAAATGGTCTATACACATTCTAGAAACCAATTATAATAAACATGGCAGCAGCCTTTCAACAACAAATATTTGCTTTAGACGCTCGCTTCAACGCTTACAGGGCTCCGAACAATCCCAACTTTAGTAAGATACACTTCATTTGTACATTTTCCTTTAATACTTTATCAATAATCAGttaaaattacatatatgaagaGATTTACTTCTATATGGAAGATATTGAAACAATACAAGTAGTGTTATTCTCCTTATGTTTGCAGAAACCTTGTATATACGAAGACGCAGTCAATTGCTAAGGGAGAATGCTAAATTCAAAGTAAGTAACACAAACAATCTTGGGtgcatcttttttttattttaattaaatggcttcagtcccaATAAtgattgggactatttcgccagtgtcaaggtgatatgaggtaagtacgacagtgtatggtgagttagcacttataaattgatagctagattttacaagagcacgtggactaccggccgttgacgacaaaaaagaggctaaatgcgtatcgagattaattcttcatcagcttctcactaagacattagtttactgcataataagctatagatattatacttaaaacaacataaatgagcaaagaaaaagaaattattcacgacacaaGACTGttaagatggcgctcgaaccggaaAACCAAACCTTGGGTGCATCTGATATCTTCATCCACAGATAGATTGGGTAGTTGTCAGAAAGAGTCATTGAATGCATGGGAACtttccacacacacacaaactttACAGTCTCTTAATTATTAGATAGATTTACTCTTTAAATAAGAGAGGAAAATAAACCTAACTATATTTATAACTTAATCTGTATTAATCAATGTTTATTTTCATAGTACTTATCAATGACATGCTTAAATGATATTCctaaaaattgtaaatatttatacagtaaTTTTCATTACACTTATGTTGACCGAAATATAGACTAATTTAATTaggtacctttttgattttcgtTGACTTCCCATTATTTCAATGCAGTTCTATGCATCACAATCACAGAAAACCAAATTTAATGACAGAGAATACACAATTCTAATAAATGTATTACATAAAACTGAGTTTCATtctgtatatcgtcactactttaaaaaaacttgtatcttcgtccgTCAATGagaataaaattgtagtaagtacctatgtatggaatgcatatagacttactgcgttttaactttgaggagcagtgtgagatacgagatttttttaaagtagtgatgATATGTGTTGTATTGTAGGACATAGAGACCATAAAGAAGTACCTCCACATCCGGAGCCAGCTGCTGCAGCGCCGCTATGGAGTCCAGGACAACATATCCATCAGCTCGGCTTCCTCTCGCCAGAGATCCAGCAGCAAGGTACAGTATCAAAGATCGTAAGAGGAAAGTCATTCTCTCAGTTTTTTGAAGGTCCTATGCTACATATGCATACGAAAGGGCCACAGGGTTCAAGAAAGAGGACACTAACCAGATGGCAGGATGACATTGTGGCTACTGCAGGCAAGGAATGGCAAAACATGGCAAGAGATAAAGTAAAATGGAAACAGCTGGAGGAGGCTTTTACACAGAAGAAaatcaacaataataaaaaacaaataaaaaaaagaaaatcttCTATGTAgaataaatctttttttttttttttataaatgggcttactcttgaccacagactagccaaaggcaaagacgtggcctacgatggagtgagctcgcccagaaaactcttcttcttcttcctcgttccctcaatgttgaggatcgcgaccacaagtagcgtgtctccattgaacgcggtcataattaagccatgtggactgcacgatataggctgccgccagtcgacttcttcacacagtcgGACCATCTCTTACGAATAAATAgagcttaaataaataaatgctacATGAGCTAAACAGTAAAAATAATCACCTCACAATAATCACGTCAGCCACCGacatccatactatactaatataaatgggaaagtgtgtgtgtctgtttgtttgtccgtctttcacggcaaaacggagcgacgaattgacgtgatttttaggtggagatagttgaagggatggagagtgacatagggtactttttgcctctttctaacgcgagcgaagacgcgggcaaaagctagtagcaTATAAAAATATCCACGCCATCTACACAACAATGGAATTGCCCACCTTCCAAGTTGCTGGCactggcagtgaatgtgttaaaaaCTAATTAAGGGTTTgtcatttatattttaaacatatcTTTATTCAAATTCCAGGCAAGTCTGGCGCTTGACGACTTCCCTCAGAGCTCCAACAACAAGAAGAAAAATGAAATGTCCATATCAGAGAACTATGCGTTCACTGGAGTACACCATATTTTTGACCAGGTCTGTGAAACAAATTAACCAGAATCGTTCTGTTTTTTAAAGTGAACCTTTGAGCAATTCAGTATGGTTTACTATTTAATCCTTTACTGCATATTATTGAAAGAATATGGATTTAGTAATATAACGAACCAGAGCACTACAGTTATTGTTTGCAAGATAGGGGCCATTCACTTATTAAGTCActccaaatttcaagtttttgAAGCCTCCCccatgtcacgcttttttgtatccctttaacatggATTATCACATTCAGTATGATCCCTCCTTCCCCTTACGCTGTGatgtaatatatggatgacgccataTCGAACCGTCTAAATAGGGCTTTACAGACTTTTATTCCTATCATTTCAGCATTCGGAGCAAGTGAGCGTAGTAAAGTTCGCCAATAACGACCGTTCGAAACTTGCATGCGCGTCGCACGACGGATCTGTCTCCATCTGTGACGTCACCGCGTCTCCGCCGCGAGTCAGCTTCGTGCTGGAGGGTCATACGCAGCCCGTCACAGGTAACTGCCACTTGTAAGCAAGTGACTCAAGTGAGCGTAGTGAAGTTTGCCAACAACGACCGTTCGAAACTAGAGTGCGCGTCGCACGACGGTTCCGTACGATGGAGGGCCTCACGCAGCTCGTCACAGGTACTACATGTGAACAAAACAAGTTATTCAAGTGATTACGCTCAGCGAAGCTACGCTCTGTAAGTAAGTGTAGTGAAGTTAGCTGACGACGACCGTTCGAAACCGTTCCGCGACGGTTCCGTCTCCATTTGTGACGTCACCGCGAGTCAGATTCGTTCTGGAGGGCCACACGCAGCCCATCACAGGTACCTGCTACAAGTGAACAAGTGACAAATATTTGCGATTTCAGATGagagcaaaaataaaaaaattcttCGGAAAGTTGAGTCCCGCTGTTCACCCGCTCGACGTGTCGTATAGGTAGACCCCTCAATGGACTTATTTATTATACAGGTTGCGACTGGTCAGCGTCCAATGAGCTGGTGGTATCGGTGGGGCTGGACGGGATGCTGGTGGTGTGGGACGTGTCGCGGCGCGCGCGCCTGCGCGCCGTGCAGGACCAGATGCGCGCGCCGCTGCTCGCCGTCGCCTTCCAGCCCGCCAACAACAACATGGTCATTGTATCCTTTTACACACAATACATCAGTACCCACACTTGTAGACAGTTGTAgttttagaataaaatagaatagaatattctttatttaacatcagtttggacaaatataacagagataaatacaacacaatctaGATGTTAAATTAGGAGCTTACTCAGCATATTGCCACGGCAAGCcgaagcgctgattttcagtagGTCCCTGACTTAATAAACTTTTATACCACACTTGTATAGTTTTACATTTACCTACACTTGTGTACCtactttaataaaaaataatcgaATGCGTAATGCAGCAATAGAGTCATAATTAAACCAGGGGTCGAACTCTCTCCTGATATGGTTACGTACGTatagagatgggtaactacccaggtaaatacccgacggtgggtatttaccgggtaaatacccgatatttacctacccgcgggtaaatacgcgggtattttcatttttcttccaaatttgacgtttttaaatggtgtttgggctaaaatagattaatttaagtcagtctttgtaattgtacacataacgtttattcaaattgggaacgaataggttgctatgagataaaatgtgattttagtgtatcactccaactatACAAATCGTGTAATATTATTCTCtgacatacggaaataatttcaaatgcttttagtataaattataagtttgataaattaaaactgtaaataaaaatatgtgaataaaaatattaaaaaaaaatctttttcaagctcataactcatacatagtatgttttatgacaaaaatgcatataaacttttttgtaggaaattgtgtctactttagttcatacatacaatacttttcgatattaatgatagtttctatgaaatatgaaaaaaatacattttacccccccccccccccctaaccccaccataaccccctccaaccagtactgggaagtttatctttatcgtataaatacgactaattaatacaatctaaaaagcacacatCGTCGGTGAGATTGCCAATTCCGCTATGTGCATTTTAGCTACTTTTCAGGAGAGACAAAAAATCGATTTACTAGAGAATTAGGTACAAACATCATTTCAATTTGTAtccaaaatgtgtcaaaaatagcAAGAAATATGTTGTgtgaaaaaaaatgggaaataataaatcacaaattaagatatactcgtttttcttaattttgtgCACATATGGGTATTGGTTTTGAGCTTACTAAATACATATGTGAAAGTCATGCACATAGGAATCATAAATACTGTTTATTTGAGGTTTATCAGAGTAAGTTATGTGCGTTTAgggtaataaaaacaaaacaacatgATATAACAATCACTTGTatcagaaataaatgatattatcCAAAGGAAGATGTCAGTATCTGACAAAACTAAAGACCTTCCTTGTCaattactaataatatatatttacgtacatacatacatacaatcacgcccgtatcccataaaggggtaggcagagcacatgaactactcaagttttagtgccactcttggcaaaaaggggttgaaagaaaacgaaattaaaaaaagaacttAAAACTCGTTCTGACTAAATTCAACGTAATTATAACGACAACCTATGAGATAGCGACAtactttgccacatagctgacaagggaagcttgcaaccaatTGAGACGGTTTGCTACGGTACCTTATTTCCATTTTCtctgcaagtgccgcaaaccaggtccatgaacgaacttgcgaccatcttcaATGCACTTACGCCACTCCCTCCGTTTCTTAGCAAGCGTGTCCTAGTTTCGGTAGTCGATCTTAAAGGCAGCCATGTCCTATCagttgcaaaagtgcatggttaatttatcaatgaattca from Leguminivora glycinivorella isolate SPB_JAAS2020 chromosome 14, LegGlyc_1.1, whole genome shotgun sequence includes:
- the LOC125233662 gene encoding WD repeat-containing protein 13-like, which codes for MAAAFQQQIFALDARFNAYRAPNNPNFKTLYIRRRSQLLRENAKFKDIETIKKYLHIRSQLLQRRYGVQDNISISSASSRQRSSSKASLALDDFPQSSNNKKKNEMSISENYAFTGVHHIFDQHSEQVSVVKFANNDRSKLACASHDGSVSICDVTASPPRVSFVLEGHTQPVTGCDWSASNELVVSVGLDGMLVVWDVSRRARLRAVQDQMRAPLLAVAFQPANNNMVIAGNAKGMVEVLNVSTGIYPKGGSSILGGRVLSIACESSGRMFWAANDKGVIVSYRLEGAGGALSKLRRCCVDGAVSCLSWSPWLARHPALLASVATDTLYLFRIADRDGTLALKKRFSTMHREHSVKSTFCPIMSFRRGVCVVTGSEDATVYFLDIEGTSNQPVVNKLQGHASPVLGVSFSYDESLLATSDASGLVIIWRRP